The following are from one region of the Paenibacillus sp. JZ16 genome:
- a CDS encoding ABC transporter permease yields MTTRSWLSLYALLIRTSIKSRMQYKFNFILASFLAALIQISEFLMVAIVLYKFGAIQGWSMHEIGYLFAVMTLSKTLYRTFADEVHHLEHYLVNGELDQLLTRPMPVLLALMPQKFRIMLGEVLQGGFLLWWSLHGMMAAGQVGWSAVPQSLYIIVTGAVILFSIGLATATFGFWTTRITELQNITEDAARTAAQYPLTLYPKWMSSILLIVVPVGLVNYIPSLYILRGELGVWVLPALAGAALVCLFLSLKFWQFGLTKYQSTGS; encoded by the coding sequence ATGACCACGAGATCCTGGCTATCTCTGTACGCGCTGCTGATCCGCACCAGCATCAAAAGCCGCATGCAATACAAATTCAATTTTATCCTGGCTTCGTTTCTGGCGGCGCTGATCCAAATTTCTGAATTTCTTATGGTTGCTATCGTGCTCTACAAATTTGGGGCCATTCAGGGGTGGTCCATGCATGAAATCGGGTATTTGTTTGCCGTTATGACCTTATCGAAGACGCTCTACCGGACGTTTGCGGATGAAGTGCACCATCTTGAACACTATCTGGTCAACGGGGAGCTTGACCAACTGCTGACCCGTCCCATGCCGGTGCTGCTGGCGCTCATGCCGCAGAAATTCCGGATTATGTTGGGCGAAGTGCTGCAGGGCGGTTTTCTGCTCTGGTGGTCGCTGCATGGCATGATGGCGGCAGGGCAAGTCGGATGGAGCGCGGTGCCGCAATCGCTCTATATTATCGTCACGGGAGCCGTCATCCTGTTCTCGATCGGACTTGCGACCGCCACGTTCGGTTTTTGGACGACCCGGATCACCGAGCTTCAAAATATTACGGAGGACGCGGCCCGGACGGCAGCCCAGTATCCGCTCACGCTGTATCCCAAATGGATGTCGTCGATCCTGCTGATCGTGGTCCCGGTCGGTTTAGTCAATTACATCCCGTCATTATACATACTGCGGGGCGAGCTCGGCGTTTGGGTGCTGCCCGCATTGGCTGGAGCGGCTCTGGTATGTCTCTTCTTAAGTCTGAAATTCTGGCAGTTTGGTTTGACCAAATATCAAAGTACAGGGAGCTAA
- a CDS encoding ABC transporter permease: protein MLYFTLASKAYARNLQYRGAHMVHNIASAMFGFMYACIWIGLGADYALGDYGTQGMVGYIAFTQAALWVSSFVTNGLGIPQAVRTGHISLDLMRPVHLFSHLMAKEWGQIAYQFVYKSIPIYLVYYFAFSLHLPGKASTFLYVAIALAGAAYLSICINYLIGASALWTTESSWLYWGNHAMINLLAGFFIPIEWLPGWLQTLAWWSPYPYLLYVPTRIYLGFDDVSYLWGTLLWCVLLTMASLLATGFLRRKVEVQGG from the coding sequence ATGCTTTATTTCACATTGGCTTCCAAAGCCTATGCCCGCAATTTGCAGTACCGCGGCGCACACATGGTGCACAATATCGCCAGCGCGATGTTCGGCTTCATGTATGCCTGTATCTGGATCGGTCTCGGTGCAGACTACGCACTCGGAGATTACGGAACACAGGGAATGGTCGGTTATATCGCCTTTACGCAAGCTGCGCTCTGGGTTTCCAGTTTCGTCACGAATGGCCTCGGCATTCCCCAAGCCGTGCGAACCGGCCATATCTCTCTGGATTTGATGCGACCCGTTCACTTGTTCAGTCATTTGATGGCCAAGGAATGGGGGCAAATCGCCTACCAATTCGTTTACAAATCAATCCCGATCTACCTGGTGTATTATTTTGCTTTCTCGCTGCATTTACCCGGAAAAGCATCTACCTTCCTCTATGTAGCCATTGCGCTTGCAGGAGCCGCCTATTTATCGATCTGCATCAACTATCTCATCGGCGCATCCGCATTATGGACAACGGAATCGTCTTGGTTGTATTGGGGCAACCATGCGATGATCAATCTTCTTGCAGGCTTTTTTATTCCGATTGAATGGCTGCCGGGCTGGCTTCAGACGTTGGCCTGGTGGTCGCCGTATCCGTATCTGCTCTATGTGCCGACCCGGATCTATCTGGGTTTTGATGACGTTTCCTATCTATGGGGGACGCTCTTGTGGTGCGTGCTGCTCACGATGGCCAGCCTGCTGGCAACAGGCTTCCTAAGACGGAAAGTGGAGGTGCAAGGAGGATGA
- a CDS encoding ABC transporter ATP-binding protein: MIEVHDIRKEFKTPVVKEGRFSGLRTLFTREYRTKEAVKGISFQVEQGEFVGYIGPNGAGKSTTIKMLTGILHPTSGHVSIGGLNPHKERRSVVNNLGVVFGQRSQLWWDLPVKDSYDILAKMYSVDQADKERRLGQFAELLDLQAFWETPVRKLSLGQRMRADLAAAMLHDPDVLFLDEPTIGLDVNAKRNIRRFLKLINEQFGKTILLTTHDMDDIEQLCNRVMVINNGELSYDGTVKSLRDTIGLPTVITVTFRGPFVIPEEFLGEEAFTVPIRVTSTLDNTVTIEVNRREMNTLDIFKELGRWGELDDIDMEDPDFEDVIHKVY; encoded by the coding sequence ATGATTGAAGTCCACGACATACGCAAGGAGTTCAAAACGCCGGTTGTGAAGGAGGGGCGCTTCTCCGGGCTGCGAACCCTGTTTACGAGAGAATACCGGACGAAGGAAGCCGTGAAGGGAATCAGCTTTCAAGTGGAGCAGGGGGAATTCGTCGGATACATCGGACCGAACGGGGCCGGCAAATCCACCACCATCAAAATGCTGACCGGCATTCTCCACCCGACCTCGGGTCACGTATCGATCGGAGGCTTGAATCCGCACAAGGAGCGGCGCAGCGTCGTGAACAACCTGGGCGTCGTATTCGGTCAGCGGAGCCAGCTGTGGTGGGACCTGCCGGTGAAGGATTCTTACGATATTTTGGCTAAAATGTACAGCGTGGATCAGGCGGACAAGGAGCGCAGACTCGGACAGTTTGCCGAATTGCTGGATTTACAGGCGTTCTGGGAAACGCCTGTACGCAAGCTGTCGCTCGGCCAGCGCATGCGCGCCGACCTCGCCGCCGCGATGCTGCATGATCCGGACGTGCTGTTCCTGGATGAGCCGACGATCGGTCTGGACGTAAACGCCAAGCGGAACATCCGCCGTTTTCTCAAGCTGATCAACGAGCAATTCGGCAAGACCATACTGCTCACGACGCATGACATGGATGATATCGAACAGCTGTGCAATCGCGTGATGGTCATTAACAACGGCGAGCTGTCTTATGATGGGACGGTAAAGTCATTACGAGACACCATCGGGCTGCCTACCGTGATCACCGTCACTTTCCGCGGTCCTTTTGTAATTCCCGAGGAATTTTTAGGTGAAGAGGCTTTTACCGTCCCGATTCGGGTGACAAGCACGCTGGATAACACCGTCACCATTGAGGTGAACCGCCGCGAGATGAATACGCTTGATATTTTTAAAGAGCTGGGCCGCTGGGGCGAGCTGGATGATATCGATATGGAAGATCCCGATTTCGAAGATGTGATTCATAAGGTGTACTGA